The genome window GTCTTCGCCTCCGGCGGGGCCGACTACTACCCCTCGCGCGAGTGGTACGACAACGTGATGGTGATCTACGAGTACGACACTTCCTACGGCCCGGTGCGCGCCTTCTACCAGACGCTCACCACCACCTCAGCCGGCGGCGGCTACTGGGAGTACTTCATGGGCGACGAGGGCTCCATCAAGTTCTCGGAGAACCCGAGCCTCTCCAAGATCTACCGCGAGGAGCGGGCCCCCAGCTGGGACAAGTGGATCGACCTGCACTACCTCACCCAGTCCGAGGCCCCGGCCCCGGCCAAGGACGCCAAGGTGGACGTGCGCGAGACGGCGCCCCTGGCCCAGTTCGACATCCCGGTGGCCCTGGACAAGCCGCCGCACCAGCCGCACCTGGAGAACTTCTTCTCCGCGATCAAGGGGGAGGCCAAGCTCAACGCCGACGGGGAGCACTCCTTCAAGAGCGAGGTCGGCATCTTCCGCGTCAACGAGGCGGTGGCGGCGAGGCGCGTGCTCGAGTTCCAGCCCAGCGACTTCGAGGTGTAGAAACAAGGGTGGGACGTCCGCTCCGCGGCCGTCCTGCTGCCCGCGGAGCGGCCAGCCCACCCGTCGCCCGCGGAGCGGCCGACCCACCTGAAACAGATAATCCAAATTACCGAATTATGAAAAAGACATTGCTGACCCTGGCCGCCGTATCCGCGGCCTCGATACTGGCCGCGGCCGACAAGGCCCCCATCGAGCTGGACTACCCGGCTCCCTTCCTCTCCGGCACTCCGGTGCCCATCGTGCTGCCCAATCTGGAGTCTCCCGACGCCCCCCAGCCCACCGTCCTGGCCCCCGCCGGGGTCTCCAACATCGCCTTCGGCAAGGAAGTCACCTCCTCGGACGACTTCCCCATCATCGGCGAGCTCGAGCTGGTGACCGACGGGGACAAGGAGTCGGAGGAAGGCTACTTCGTGGAGCTGGCCCAGGGCCCGCAA of Pelagicoccus enzymogenes contains these proteins:
- a CDS encoding discoidin domain-containing protein — its product is MGRPLRGRPAARGAASPPVARGAADPPETDNPNYRIMKKTLLTLAAVSAASILAAADKAPIELDYPAPFLSGTPVPIVLPNLESPDAPQPTVLAPAGVSNIAFGKEVTSSDDFPIIGELELVTDGDKESEEGYFVELAQGPQWVQIDLESTATIYGLGLWHFHTQKRAYVDVVVQLSDDESFESGVTTVFNNDHDNSLGFGAGRDMAYVETNKGKLIGAKETKARYVRLYSDGNTSNEMNHYVEVEVFGEY